In Arcobacter sp. CECT 8983, a single window of DNA contains:
- a CDS encoding LL-diaminopimelate aminotransferase, whose translation MFPEIEFERMRRLPNYVFAEVNNIKMEARRAGEDIIDFSMGNPDGPAPQHITDKLKETADKPKNHGYSASAGIYKLRLAICNWYKRKYGVDYLDPNKHACATMGSKEGYVHLVQAIVNVGDVAVVPDPTYPIHSYAFMLAGAGIHNFELPFGRDFRVDEELFFERLQKTLNESIPKVKYVLVNFPHNPTCATVRPEFYQRLVDLAKKERFYIISDIAYADITFDGYKTPSIFQAEGALDVAVESFTLSKSYNMAGWRVGFMVGNEKLIGALKRIKSWLDYGMFTPIQVAATVALDGPQECVEEHIEKYRRRRDVMVDAFKDAGWEMDVPNASMFIWAKIPKKAQHLGSMEFSKQLLTEAKVAVSPGIGFGHYGDGYVRIALIENEKRIRQAAKNIKKYLNTL comes from the coding sequence ATGTTTCCAGAGATAGAATTTGAAAGAATGAGAAGACTTCCTAACTACGTGTTTGCAGAAGTTAATAATATAAAAATGGAAGCAAGAAGAGCTGGTGAAGATATTATAGATTTTTCAATGGGTAATCCAGATGGTCCAGCTCCACAACATATTACAGATAAACTAAAAGAAACAGCAGACAAACCAAAAAATCATGGTTACTCTGCAAGTGCTGGTATTTATAAATTAAGACTAGCTATTTGTAATTGGTATAAAAGAAAATATGGGGTTGACTATTTAGACCCTAATAAACATGCTTGTGCAACTATGGGAAGTAAAGAGGGTTATGTTCACCTAGTTCAAGCAATTGTAAATGTCGGTGATGTTGCAGTTGTTCCAGATCCAACATATCCAATTCACTCATATGCATTTATGCTAGCAGGTGCAGGTATCCACAATTTTGAGTTACCATTTGGAAGAGACTTTAGAGTTGATGAAGAACTATTTTTTGAAAGATTACAAAAGACATTAAACGAATCAATTCCAAAAGTAAAATATGTATTAGTTAACTTTCCACACAACCCAACTTGTGCGACAGTTAGACCAGAGTTTTACCAAAGATTAGTAGATTTAGCAAAAAAAGAGAGATTTTATATCATCTCTGATATTGCTTATGCAGATATCACATTTGATGGATATAAAACACCATCAATTTTCCAAGCTGAAGGTGCACTTGATGTTGCAGTTGAGTCTTTTACTCTTTCTAAGTCATACAACATGGCAGGATGGAGAGTTGGTTTTATGGTTGGAAATGAAAAACTAATCGGAGCTCTTAAAAGAATCAAATCTTGGCTTGACTATGGAATGTTTACTCCTATTCAAGTTGCAGCTACTGTTGCACTTGATGGACCACAAGAGTGTGTTGAAGAACATATTGAAAAATATAGAAGAAGAAGAGATGTTATGGTTGATGCATTTAAAGATGCAGGATGGGAAATGGATGTTCCTAATGCATCAATGTTTATCTGGGCAAAAATCCCAAAAAAAGCACAACATCTTGGAAGTATGGAATTTAGTAAACAACTTTTAACTGAAGCAAAAGTAGCAGTAAGTCCAGGTATTGGATTTGGTCACTATGGTGATGGATATGTTAGAATTGCTTTAATTGAAAATGAAAAAAGAATTAGACAAGCTGCAAAAAATATAAAAAAATATTTAAATACGTTATAG